The Mercenaria mercenaria strain notata chromosome 10, MADL_Memer_1, whole genome shotgun sequence genome contains a region encoding:
- the LOC128546254 gene encoding zinc finger protein 862-like: MQKLLEAKLDQDDEIAINLLKTAYHIAKRELPKDEMKHMVKYASVLGVELSKADANVLYTSPQSVTELQSALADVILDDKILDIQQSGVFSLTIDESTDNGNLKRLIMYAQCVSETGLEYNLLTNKQILEGSADAKNIVSMVVEELKSKGLDITKLVGIGTDGASVMTGRKGGVVKLLQEHSPTLIGVHCAAHRIALATSQAAKFVPHMESYSRSVASVFRYFHNSALRSNRLRVIQNLLNIPQIKFAEVHSVRWLSLDHAVQVLYRTYPALCMALERDATYEPAAKGLLHEVSQYKFIAITHLMMDILPFMTRLSKKFQAQTLDFSSVKPMVTSTCESLQDLLEVDGLFVEKLSKFVVEEDGKRVYKRPLSESDCKSVSSAIKENIEFEGFSDESDDEDDISEENVGFSPVLNFYTQQENILNTITPAYVEKLTDNLNDRFQETEILESMKVLIPKNIVSADQLSKYGVLEVQKLADHFESHLLNKDEIRSEFQTYKRLVKGSHSDSSVVEVLCSLMKTNDLPNMILLLKCCAVIPMTSVQCERGFSTQNRIKSKARTSMKSKTLDDLMRISEDGPELEKFDFKRALKKWKSAKVRKLYSA, encoded by the coding sequence ATGCAAAAACTTCTGGAAGCAAAACTTGACCAAGACGACGAAATAGCAATTAATCTTCTGAAGACAGCATACCACATAGCGAAACGGGAATTACCAAAAGACGAGATGAAGCATATGGTGAAATACGCATCCGTACTTGGAGTTGAATTGTCAAAGGCTGATGCTAATGTACTTTACACCAGTCCGCAAAGTGTAACAGAACTTCAGAGTGCCCTGGCTGATGTGATATTAGACGACAAAATCCTGGATATTCAGCAGTCTGGTGTTTTTTCGTTAACTATAGATGAGAGCACTGACAATGGGAACTTAAAAAGACTTATTATGTACGCTCAGTGTGTTTCAGAGACAGGATTGGAGTATAACCTGTTAACAAATAAGCAGATTCTTGAAGGTTCAGCTGATGCTAAGAACATTGTGTCTATGGTTGTTGAGGAACTTAAGTCCAAAGGATTAGACATAACTAAATTAGTTGGTATTGGCACTGACGGTGCTAGTGTTATGACTGGTAGAAAAGGTGGTGTAGTAAAGTTACTCCAAGAACATTCACCAACACTAATAGGTGTTCACTGTGCCGCTCACAGAATAGCGTTGGCAACATCACAGGCAGCCAAATTTGTTCCACATATGGAAAGTTACTCCAGATCAGTTGCAAGTGTATTTAGGTACTTTCACAACTCTGCGCTCCGTTCAAACCGTTTAagagttatacaaaatttactgAACATTCCACAAATAAAGTTTGCTGAGGTACATTCAGTGAGATGGTTAAGTTTGGATCATGCTGTTCAGGTCTTGTACCGTACTTACCCCGCACTGTGTATGGCGCTGGAAAGGGACGCAACCTATGAGCCTGCTGCAAAAGGACTACTACATGAAGTATCACAGTACAAATTCATAGCAATCACTCACCTGATGATGGACATTCTCCCATTCATGACTCGGCTGTCGAAGAAATTCCAAGCACAGACACTGGACTTTAGTAGTGTAAAACCTATGGTAACTAGCACTTGTGAAAGCCTACAGGACTTACTTGAGGTAGATGGACTGTTTGTGGAAAAACTCTCAAAGTTTGTGGTTGAAGAAGATGGCAAACGTGTGTATAAAAGGCCATTATCAGAATCTGACTGCAAGTCTGTTAGTAGTGCCATAAAGGAAAATATAGAATTTGAAGGATTCTCTGACGAAAGTGATGATGAGGATGATATCAGTGAGGAAAATGTAGGCTTTTCACCAGTGCTTAACTTCTACACACAACAGGAGAACATTCTCAATACTATCACACCAGCATATGTTGAAAAACTTACGGATAATTTGAACGACAGGTTTCAAGAAACTGAAATTCTGGAATCCATGAAAGTGCTCATCCCAAAAAACATTGTCAGTGCTGATCAGTTATCAAAATACGGAGTGCTGGAAGTACAAAAACTAGCAGATCACTTTGAGTCGCACTTACTAAACAAAGATGAAATTCGGTCAGAGTTTCAGACTTACAAACGCCTGGTGAAAGGAAGTCATAGTGACTCTAGTGTAGTTGAAGTATTGTGCTCTTTAATGAAAACTAATGACCTCCCAAACATGATTCTGTTGTTGAAATGTTGTGCAGTGATTCCAATGACCAGTGTCCAATGTGAACGGGGCTTTAGCACCCAGAACAGAATTAAGTCTAAGGCCAGAACATCAATGAAAAGTAAGACATTAGACGATTTAATGCGCATATCTGAAGATGGCCCAGAACTAGAAAAATTTGACTTCAAACGTGCCCTTAAGAAATGGAAATCTGCTAAAGTGAGAAAGTTGTATTCTGCCTAA